In Sceloporus undulatus isolate JIND9_A2432 ecotype Alabama chromosome 7, SceUnd_v1.1, whole genome shotgun sequence, one DNA window encodes the following:
- the AKAP14 gene encoding A-kinase anchor protein 14: protein MEDKNGDLEAIKEKALSIVDDVIKGAADTVRGLQKKEEEKVAGAKYEVPNIKWMQCKDFTIGKGLLEIEEYMRTWELHESWLHWTNYLNDEELKYSTRYYYRVRWSIPTCRKPIPRATACVYFILEISKVRPSTLPIEVYFIVETNKLIHRPGESRFKEKWLKDVIESKITMMETIYF, encoded by the exons ATGGAAGATAAAAATGGAGATCTGGAAGCCATCAAGGAGAAAGCACTCTCGATTGTTGATGATGTGATTAAAGGGGCAGCGGACACTGTTAGAGGcttgcaaaagaaagaagaagaaaaag TTGCAGGAGCCAAGTATGAAGTACCAAATATTAAATGGATGCAGTGCAAAGACTTCACTATAGGAAAAGGGCTACTGGAGATCGAGGAATATATGAGA ACATGGGAGCTTCATGAAAGCTGGCTTCACTGGACAAACTATCTGAATGATGAAGAACTAAAGTACAGTACAAGATACTATTACCGGGTTCGATGGAGCATCCCCACTTGTCGGAAGCCCATCCCACGAGCAACAGCATGCGTCTATTTCATCCTAGAGATTTCCAAAGTCAGGCCCTCG acaTTACCCATCGAAGTATACTTTATAGTGGAGACAAATAAGCTTATTCACAG GCCGGGAGAGTCTCGGTTTAAAGAAAAATGGCTGAAAGATGTAATTGAAAGCAAAATTACCATGATGGAGACAATCTACTTTTAA
- the LOC121936216 gene encoding NF-kappa-B-activating protein, whose translation MAPVSRSRSPAAEPPSARRGRGGNGASGSPSPPSRSSRGRRSRSRSRSRSRSRQRPGPPHHFGYRLEAKPRGLWYSEAGKEQEESLRQRRLNERERIGELGAPEVWGLSPKVPDPDSDEHTPAEDEDGTSKKSSTSDSSSEEEEKKKKKKKKKKRKAASRDEEKKRAKKKKKKHRKKKSKKKKSKRSRKDSSESSSEDSDNETLQGDELWIERSKNADAVDFIGPEAPITHASQDDRPLNYGHALLPGEGAAMAEYVKAGKRIPRRGEIGLTSEEIASFEKSGYVMSGSRHRRMEAVRLRKENQIYSADEKRALASFNQEERRKRENKILASFREMVYRKTKGKDEK comes from the exons ATGGCGCCAGTATCCCGTTCGCGGAGCCCCGCCGCGGAGCCTCCTTCCGCCCGACGGGGCCGCGGCGGGAACGGAGCCTCGGGCAGCCCTTCCCCGCCCAGCAGGTCCAGCCGGGGCAGGAGGTCTCGCTCCCGGTCCCGTTCCAGGTCTCGATCCCGTCAGCGTCCGGGGCCTCCGCACCACTTCGGCTACCGGCTGGAGGCCAAGCCCCGGGGCCTTTGGTACTCCGAGGCCGGCAAGGAGCAGGAGGAGTCCCTCCGGCAGAG GCGATTAAATGAGAGAGAAAGGATAGGCGAATTAGGAGCTCCTGAAGTTTGGGGACTGTCGCCAAAAGTTCCAGATCCAGA TTCTGATGAACATACCCCTGCAGAAGATGAAGATGGGACATCCAAAAAGAGTAGCACCTCTGATTCCAGCTCAGAAG aggaggagaagaaaaagaagaagaaaaagaaaaagaagagaaaagctgCTTCAC GTGATGAGGAAAAGAAGagagccaagaagaagaaaaagaagcacagAAA AAAGAAGTCCAAGAAGAAAAAGAGTAAGAGGAGCAGGAAGGACTCCAGTGAATCAAGCAGTGAAGACTCTGACAATGAGACATTACAAGGAGATGAGCTGTGGATTGAAAGATCAA AAAACGCAGATGCTGTGGATTTCATTGGGCCAGAAGCTCCTATTACCCATGCATCCCAGGATGACCGGCCCTTGAA CTACGGGCATGCTCTGCTGCCGGGTGAAGGTGCTGCCATGGCAGAGTATGTAAAAGCTGGAAAACGTATCCCTAGAAGAGGTGAAATTGGCCTTACCAGTGAAGAGATTGCATCATTTGAGAAGTCTGGCTATGTAATGAGTGGCAGCAG GCATCGGCGAATGGAGGCTGTGCGTCTCCGCAAAGAAAACCAGATTTATAGTGCAGATGAGAAAAGAGCTCTGGCATCTTTTAATCAGGAGGAGAGACGGAAGAGAGAGAACAAGATCCTGGCAAGCTTCCGGGAAATGGTCTACAGAAAAACCAAAGGCAAAGATGAAAAATGA
- the ZBTB33 gene encoding transcriptional regulator Kaiso isoform X2 yields the protein MEASAMNAEAAGMETRKLITATDNQYSGMLLKALDEQRGHGLFCDVTVIVEDRKFRAHRNVLSASSTYFQQLFSVAGKVVELSFIRAEIFAEILNYIYSSKIVRVRSDLLDELIKSGQLLGVKFLADLGAPLQQVKNMSGGIGPSTSEMPYPEANSLETQQPTTQSLGQNLIAEKPVITESFSLYGKECDNTKITISDSDDDDDVIFCSELAPAKNRLLEPKAATQSQPCSIPGGASEQTNCSSSTLPPQSAAVTASRLDSSTAQPNPTESQTPAEVTAPSAPQAETPNVLTLNPSQISASPDVSSSHEIEVSPIPEENQQPSNSDSLTDMETNAIDEEEEDDADVEDDDDILGSSSPGSASSSSLVQQPTTPKPIIAAATTAAATAATAATTVAAAPITSAIATTTDSTTVQKKQLASFLQNAVPQPSEFKIKISNVLSGSQKDASASVAPKHITEGQKTITLDTATEIESLSTGCKVYANIGEDTYDIVIPVKDEADGEVRLDDLPRTSGDDSANRKRLKVKHDDHYELIMDGKVYYICIVCRRSYVCLTSLRRHFNVHSWEKKYPCRYCEKVFPLAEYRTKHEIHHTGERRYQCLACGQCFINYQVMATHIRSVHSQDPSGESKLYRLHPCRSLQIRNYAYISGNSSNVPMGNDNTLIYPAAPVKEAPQEPAPNPSTKPMTWDDIFVPQANESLFKQNPSDGSTEFEFVIPESY from the exons ATGGAGGCCAGCGCCATGAACGCGGAGGCGGCAG GAATGGAGACCCGAAAGCTAATTACTGCAACAGACAACCAGTATTCTGGTATGCTCTTAAAGGCTTTGGATGAACAACGTGGCCATGGGCTTTTTTGTGATGTTACTGTCATTGTGGAGGACCGGAAATTTCGAGCCCATCGAAATGTCCTCTCAGCCTCAAGCACTTACTTTCAACAGCTCTTCTCCGTGGCAGGAAAAGTGGTTGAATTGAGCTTTATCAGAGCAGAGATTTTTGCTGAAATTCTCAACTACATCTACAGCTCCAAAATAGTCAGGGTGAGATCAGACTTGCTTGATGAGTTAATTAAATCAGGACAGTTGCTGGGAGTCAAATTTCTTGCTGATCTGGGGGCTCCTCTGCAGCAGGTGAAGAACATGTCTGGTGGTATTGGGCCCAGCACTTCTGAAATGCCCTACCCAGAAGCAAACAGCCTTGAAACACAACAGCCTACAACCCAGTCTTTGGGTCAGAATCTAATTGCTGAGAAACCTGTTATAACAGAATCGTTTTCACTGTATGGCAAGGAATGTGACAACACAAAGATTACTATTAGTGATTCTGACGATGATGACGATGTAATCTTCTGTTCGGAGCTTGCACCTGCAAAGAACCGTCTTCTAGAGCCCAAAGCGGCAACACAGAGCCAGCCTTGCTCAATCCCTGGAGGAGCCTCTGAGCAAACAAACTGTAGCAGTAGTACTTTGCCACCTCAGTCAGCTGCAGTTACAGCGTCAAGGCTCGACTCATCCACTGCTCAGCCAAACCCAACTGAAAGCCAAACGCCTGCAGAAGTGACTGCCCCCTCTGCTCCTCAAGCTGAAACTCCTAACGTTCTTACGTTAAATCCATCACAGATTAGCGCTTCACCGGATGTTAGTTCATCACACGAAATAGAGGTATCTCCTATACCCGAGGAGAATCAACAGCCATCTAATAGTGATTCTTTGACAGACATGGAAACCAATGCCAttgatgaagaggaagaggacgATGCAGATGTGGAAGACGATGATGACATCCTTGGTTCATCCAGCCCAGGTTCAGCAAGCAGCAGTTCTTTGGTCCAGCAACCCACTACCCCTAAGCCgattattgctgctgctactactgctgctgctactgctgctactgctgctactactgttgctgctgctcctatTACTTCTGCCATTGCCACTACAACTGACAGCACAACGGTTCAGAAGAAGCAGTTGGCCAGCTTTCTGCAAAACGCAGTCCCCCAACCTAGTGAgttcaaaataaaaatttcaaacgTTCTTTCAGGGAGCCAAAAGGATGCTTCGGCAAGTGTTGCACCCAAGCACATAACCGAAGGCCAGAAGACCATCACTTTAGATACAGCTACTGAAATAGAAAGCTTGTCAACAGGTTGCAAGGTGTATGCAAATATCGGTGAAGATACCTATGACATTGTCATTCCAGTGAAAGATGAGGCTGATGGAGAAGTTCGGCTGGATGACTTGCCCAGAACATCAGGAGATGATTCTGCCAACAGGAAACGACTTAAAGTAAAGCATGATGATCACTATGAGCTCATAATGGATGGAAAAGTTTATTACATCTGTATTGTGTGCCGGCGGTCCTATGTTTGTCTTACAAGTTTGCGGAGACACTTTAATGTTCATTCCTGGGAGAAGAAATATCCCTGCCGTTACTGTGAAAAGGTTTTCCCTCTTGCTGAATACCGCACCAAACATGAAATACACCACACTGGGGAGAGAAGGTACCAGTGCTTGGCTTGTGGTCAGTGTTTCATCAACTATCAGGTCATGGCTACACACATAAGGTCTGTTCATAGCCAGGATCCTTCTGGAGAGTCCAAGCTCTATCGTTTGCATCCTTGTAGGTCTTTGCAGATCAGAAATTATGCATATATTTCAGGTAATTCCAGCAACGTACCCATGGGGAATGACAATACTCTAATTTATCCAGCTGCTCCTGTAAAAGAAGCTCCTCAGGAACCGGCCCCTAACCCTTCAACAAAGCCAATGACATGGGATGATATCTTTGTTCCGCAGGCAAATGAATCTCTCTTTAAACAAAACCCATCTGACGGCAGTACTGAATTTGAGTTTGTGATACCAGAATCTTACtga
- the ZBTB33 gene encoding transcriptional regulator Kaiso isoform X3: MWNETSKSGMETRKLITATDNQYSGMLLKALDEQRGHGLFCDVTVIVEDRKFRAHRNVLSASSTYFQQLFSVAGKVVELSFIRAEIFAEILNYIYSSKIVRVRSDLLDELIKSGQLLGVKFLADLGAPLQQVKNMSGGIGPSTSEMPYPEANSLETQQPTTQSLGQNLIAEKPVITESFSLYGKECDNTKITISDSDDDDDVIFCSELAPAKNRLLEPKAATQSQPCSIPGGASEQTNCSSSTLPPQSAAVTASRLDSSTAQPNPTESQTPAEVTAPSAPQAETPNVLTLNPSQISASPDVSSSHEIEVSPIPEENQQPSNSDSLTDMETNAIDEEEEDDADVEDDDDILGSSSPGSASSSSLVQQPTTPKPIIAAATTAAATAATAATTVAAAPITSAIATTTDSTTVQKKQLASFLQNAVPQPSEFKIKISNVLSGSQKDASASVAPKHITEGQKTITLDTATEIESLSTGCKVYANIGEDTYDIVIPVKDEADGEVRLDDLPRTSGDDSANRKRLKVKHDDHYELIMDGKVYYICIVCRRSYVCLTSLRRHFNVHSWEKKYPCRYCEKVFPLAEYRTKHEIHHTGERRYQCLACGQCFINYQVMATHIRSVHSQDPSGESKLYRLHPCRSLQIRNYAYISGNSSNVPMGNDNTLIYPAAPVKEAPQEPAPNPSTKPMTWDDIFVPQANESLFKQNPSDGSTEFEFVIPESY; the protein is encoded by the exons ATGTGGAATGAAACAAGCAAGTCTG GAATGGAGACCCGAAAGCTAATTACTGCAACAGACAACCAGTATTCTGGTATGCTCTTAAAGGCTTTGGATGAACAACGTGGCCATGGGCTTTTTTGTGATGTTACTGTCATTGTGGAGGACCGGAAATTTCGAGCCCATCGAAATGTCCTCTCAGCCTCAAGCACTTACTTTCAACAGCTCTTCTCCGTGGCAGGAAAAGTGGTTGAATTGAGCTTTATCAGAGCAGAGATTTTTGCTGAAATTCTCAACTACATCTACAGCTCCAAAATAGTCAGGGTGAGATCAGACTTGCTTGATGAGTTAATTAAATCAGGACAGTTGCTGGGAGTCAAATTTCTTGCTGATCTGGGGGCTCCTCTGCAGCAGGTGAAGAACATGTCTGGTGGTATTGGGCCCAGCACTTCTGAAATGCCCTACCCAGAAGCAAACAGCCTTGAAACACAACAGCCTACAACCCAGTCTTTGGGTCAGAATCTAATTGCTGAGAAACCTGTTATAACAGAATCGTTTTCACTGTATGGCAAGGAATGTGACAACACAAAGATTACTATTAGTGATTCTGACGATGATGACGATGTAATCTTCTGTTCGGAGCTTGCACCTGCAAAGAACCGTCTTCTAGAGCCCAAAGCGGCAACACAGAGCCAGCCTTGCTCAATCCCTGGAGGAGCCTCTGAGCAAACAAACTGTAGCAGTAGTACTTTGCCACCTCAGTCAGCTGCAGTTACAGCGTCAAGGCTCGACTCATCCACTGCTCAGCCAAACCCAACTGAAAGCCAAACGCCTGCAGAAGTGACTGCCCCCTCTGCTCCTCAAGCTGAAACTCCTAACGTTCTTACGTTAAATCCATCACAGATTAGCGCTTCACCGGATGTTAGTTCATCACACGAAATAGAGGTATCTCCTATACCCGAGGAGAATCAACAGCCATCTAATAGTGATTCTTTGACAGACATGGAAACCAATGCCAttgatgaagaggaagaggacgATGCAGATGTGGAAGACGATGATGACATCCTTGGTTCATCCAGCCCAGGTTCAGCAAGCAGCAGTTCTTTGGTCCAGCAACCCACTACCCCTAAGCCgattattgctgctgctactactgctgctgctactgctgctactgctgctactactgttgctgctgctcctatTACTTCTGCCATTGCCACTACAACTGACAGCACAACGGTTCAGAAGAAGCAGTTGGCCAGCTTTCTGCAAAACGCAGTCCCCCAACCTAGTGAgttcaaaataaaaatttcaaacgTTCTTTCAGGGAGCCAAAAGGATGCTTCGGCAAGTGTTGCACCCAAGCACATAACCGAAGGCCAGAAGACCATCACTTTAGATACAGCTACTGAAATAGAAAGCTTGTCAACAGGTTGCAAGGTGTATGCAAATATCGGTGAAGATACCTATGACATTGTCATTCCAGTGAAAGATGAGGCTGATGGAGAAGTTCGGCTGGATGACTTGCCCAGAACATCAGGAGATGATTCTGCCAACAGGAAACGACTTAAAGTAAAGCATGATGATCACTATGAGCTCATAATGGATGGAAAAGTTTATTACATCTGTATTGTGTGCCGGCGGTCCTATGTTTGTCTTACAAGTTTGCGGAGACACTTTAATGTTCATTCCTGGGAGAAGAAATATCCCTGCCGTTACTGTGAAAAGGTTTTCCCTCTTGCTGAATACCGCACCAAACATGAAATACACCACACTGGGGAGAGAAGGTACCAGTGCTTGGCTTGTGGTCAGTGTTTCATCAACTATCAGGTCATGGCTACACACATAAGGTCTGTTCATAGCCAGGATCCTTCTGGAGAGTCCAAGCTCTATCGTTTGCATCCTTGTAGGTCTTTGCAGATCAGAAATTATGCATATATTTCAGGTAATTCCAGCAACGTACCCATGGGGAATGACAATACTCTAATTTATCCAGCTGCTCCTGTAAAAGAAGCTCCTCAGGAACCGGCCCCTAACCCTTCAACAAAGCCAATGACATGGGATGATATCTTTGTTCCGCAGGCAAATGAATCTCTCTTTAAACAAAACCCATCTGACGGCAGTACTGAATTTGAGTTTGTGATACCAGAATCTTACtga
- the ZBTB33 gene encoding transcriptional regulator Kaiso isoform X1, whose product MPPHGQPPNCWYCFSLLPPPSLFQGMETRKLITATDNQYSGMLLKALDEQRGHGLFCDVTVIVEDRKFRAHRNVLSASSTYFQQLFSVAGKVVELSFIRAEIFAEILNYIYSSKIVRVRSDLLDELIKSGQLLGVKFLADLGAPLQQVKNMSGGIGPSTSEMPYPEANSLETQQPTTQSLGQNLIAEKPVITESFSLYGKECDNTKITISDSDDDDDVIFCSELAPAKNRLLEPKAATQSQPCSIPGGASEQTNCSSSTLPPQSAAVTASRLDSSTAQPNPTESQTPAEVTAPSAPQAETPNVLTLNPSQISASPDVSSSHEIEVSPIPEENQQPSNSDSLTDMETNAIDEEEEDDADVEDDDDILGSSSPGSASSSSLVQQPTTPKPIIAAATTAAATAATAATTVAAAPITSAIATTTDSTTVQKKQLASFLQNAVPQPSEFKIKISNVLSGSQKDASASVAPKHITEGQKTITLDTATEIESLSTGCKVYANIGEDTYDIVIPVKDEADGEVRLDDLPRTSGDDSANRKRLKVKHDDHYELIMDGKVYYICIVCRRSYVCLTSLRRHFNVHSWEKKYPCRYCEKVFPLAEYRTKHEIHHTGERRYQCLACGQCFINYQVMATHIRSVHSQDPSGESKLYRLHPCRSLQIRNYAYISGNSSNVPMGNDNTLIYPAAPVKEAPQEPAPNPSTKPMTWDDIFVPQANESLFKQNPSDGSTEFEFVIPESY is encoded by the exons ATGCCTCCTCATGGTCAGCCTCCAAACTGCTGGTattgtttctctcttctccctcctccatctTTATTTCAAG GAATGGAGACCCGAAAGCTAATTACTGCAACAGACAACCAGTATTCTGGTATGCTCTTAAAGGCTTTGGATGAACAACGTGGCCATGGGCTTTTTTGTGATGTTACTGTCATTGTGGAGGACCGGAAATTTCGAGCCCATCGAAATGTCCTCTCAGCCTCAAGCACTTACTTTCAACAGCTCTTCTCCGTGGCAGGAAAAGTGGTTGAATTGAGCTTTATCAGAGCAGAGATTTTTGCTGAAATTCTCAACTACATCTACAGCTCCAAAATAGTCAGGGTGAGATCAGACTTGCTTGATGAGTTAATTAAATCAGGACAGTTGCTGGGAGTCAAATTTCTTGCTGATCTGGGGGCTCCTCTGCAGCAGGTGAAGAACATGTCTGGTGGTATTGGGCCCAGCACTTCTGAAATGCCCTACCCAGAAGCAAACAGCCTTGAAACACAACAGCCTACAACCCAGTCTTTGGGTCAGAATCTAATTGCTGAGAAACCTGTTATAACAGAATCGTTTTCACTGTATGGCAAGGAATGTGACAACACAAAGATTACTATTAGTGATTCTGACGATGATGACGATGTAATCTTCTGTTCGGAGCTTGCACCTGCAAAGAACCGTCTTCTAGAGCCCAAAGCGGCAACACAGAGCCAGCCTTGCTCAATCCCTGGAGGAGCCTCTGAGCAAACAAACTGTAGCAGTAGTACTTTGCCACCTCAGTCAGCTGCAGTTACAGCGTCAAGGCTCGACTCATCCACTGCTCAGCCAAACCCAACTGAAAGCCAAACGCCTGCAGAAGTGACTGCCCCCTCTGCTCCTCAAGCTGAAACTCCTAACGTTCTTACGTTAAATCCATCACAGATTAGCGCTTCACCGGATGTTAGTTCATCACACGAAATAGAGGTATCTCCTATACCCGAGGAGAATCAACAGCCATCTAATAGTGATTCTTTGACAGACATGGAAACCAATGCCAttgatgaagaggaagaggacgATGCAGATGTGGAAGACGATGATGACATCCTTGGTTCATCCAGCCCAGGTTCAGCAAGCAGCAGTTCTTTGGTCCAGCAACCCACTACCCCTAAGCCgattattgctgctgctactactgctgctgctactgctgctactgctgctactactgttgctgctgctcctatTACTTCTGCCATTGCCACTACAACTGACAGCACAACGGTTCAGAAGAAGCAGTTGGCCAGCTTTCTGCAAAACGCAGTCCCCCAACCTAGTGAgttcaaaataaaaatttcaaacgTTCTTTCAGGGAGCCAAAAGGATGCTTCGGCAAGTGTTGCACCCAAGCACATAACCGAAGGCCAGAAGACCATCACTTTAGATACAGCTACTGAAATAGAAAGCTTGTCAACAGGTTGCAAGGTGTATGCAAATATCGGTGAAGATACCTATGACATTGTCATTCCAGTGAAAGATGAGGCTGATGGAGAAGTTCGGCTGGATGACTTGCCCAGAACATCAGGAGATGATTCTGCCAACAGGAAACGACTTAAAGTAAAGCATGATGATCACTATGAGCTCATAATGGATGGAAAAGTTTATTACATCTGTATTGTGTGCCGGCGGTCCTATGTTTGTCTTACAAGTTTGCGGAGACACTTTAATGTTCATTCCTGGGAGAAGAAATATCCCTGCCGTTACTGTGAAAAGGTTTTCCCTCTTGCTGAATACCGCACCAAACATGAAATACACCACACTGGGGAGAGAAGGTACCAGTGCTTGGCTTGTGGTCAGTGTTTCATCAACTATCAGGTCATGGCTACACACATAAGGTCTGTTCATAGCCAGGATCCTTCTGGAGAGTCCAAGCTCTATCGTTTGCATCCTTGTAGGTCTTTGCAGATCAGAAATTATGCATATATTTCAGGTAATTCCAGCAACGTACCCATGGGGAATGACAATACTCTAATTTATCCAGCTGCTCCTGTAAAAGAAGCTCCTCAGGAACCGGCCCCTAACCCTTCAACAAAGCCAATGACATGGGATGATATCTTTGTTCCGCAGGCAAATGAATCTCTCTTTAAACAAAACCCATCTGACGGCAGTACTGAATTTGAGTTTGTGATACCAGAATCTTACtga
- the ZBTB33 gene encoding transcriptional regulator Kaiso isoform X4, which yields METRKLITATDNQYSGMLLKALDEQRGHGLFCDVTVIVEDRKFRAHRNVLSASSTYFQQLFSVAGKVVELSFIRAEIFAEILNYIYSSKIVRVRSDLLDELIKSGQLLGVKFLADLGAPLQQVKNMSGGIGPSTSEMPYPEANSLETQQPTTQSLGQNLIAEKPVITESFSLYGKECDNTKITISDSDDDDDVIFCSELAPAKNRLLEPKAATQSQPCSIPGGASEQTNCSSSTLPPQSAAVTASRLDSSTAQPNPTESQTPAEVTAPSAPQAETPNVLTLNPSQISASPDVSSSHEIEVSPIPEENQQPSNSDSLTDMETNAIDEEEEDDADVEDDDDILGSSSPGSASSSSLVQQPTTPKPIIAAATTAAATAATAATTVAAAPITSAIATTTDSTTVQKKQLASFLQNAVPQPSEFKIKISNVLSGSQKDASASVAPKHITEGQKTITLDTATEIESLSTGCKVYANIGEDTYDIVIPVKDEADGEVRLDDLPRTSGDDSANRKRLKVKHDDHYELIMDGKVYYICIVCRRSYVCLTSLRRHFNVHSWEKKYPCRYCEKVFPLAEYRTKHEIHHTGERRYQCLACGQCFINYQVMATHIRSVHSQDPSGESKLYRLHPCRSLQIRNYAYISGNSSNVPMGNDNTLIYPAAPVKEAPQEPAPNPSTKPMTWDDIFVPQANESLFKQNPSDGSTEFEFVIPESY from the coding sequence ATGGAGACCCGAAAGCTAATTACTGCAACAGACAACCAGTATTCTGGTATGCTCTTAAAGGCTTTGGATGAACAACGTGGCCATGGGCTTTTTTGTGATGTTACTGTCATTGTGGAGGACCGGAAATTTCGAGCCCATCGAAATGTCCTCTCAGCCTCAAGCACTTACTTTCAACAGCTCTTCTCCGTGGCAGGAAAAGTGGTTGAATTGAGCTTTATCAGAGCAGAGATTTTTGCTGAAATTCTCAACTACATCTACAGCTCCAAAATAGTCAGGGTGAGATCAGACTTGCTTGATGAGTTAATTAAATCAGGACAGTTGCTGGGAGTCAAATTTCTTGCTGATCTGGGGGCTCCTCTGCAGCAGGTGAAGAACATGTCTGGTGGTATTGGGCCCAGCACTTCTGAAATGCCCTACCCAGAAGCAAACAGCCTTGAAACACAACAGCCTACAACCCAGTCTTTGGGTCAGAATCTAATTGCTGAGAAACCTGTTATAACAGAATCGTTTTCACTGTATGGCAAGGAATGTGACAACACAAAGATTACTATTAGTGATTCTGACGATGATGACGATGTAATCTTCTGTTCGGAGCTTGCACCTGCAAAGAACCGTCTTCTAGAGCCCAAAGCGGCAACACAGAGCCAGCCTTGCTCAATCCCTGGAGGAGCCTCTGAGCAAACAAACTGTAGCAGTAGTACTTTGCCACCTCAGTCAGCTGCAGTTACAGCGTCAAGGCTCGACTCATCCACTGCTCAGCCAAACCCAACTGAAAGCCAAACGCCTGCAGAAGTGACTGCCCCCTCTGCTCCTCAAGCTGAAACTCCTAACGTTCTTACGTTAAATCCATCACAGATTAGCGCTTCACCGGATGTTAGTTCATCACACGAAATAGAGGTATCTCCTATACCCGAGGAGAATCAACAGCCATCTAATAGTGATTCTTTGACAGACATGGAAACCAATGCCAttgatgaagaggaagaggacgATGCAGATGTGGAAGACGATGATGACATCCTTGGTTCATCCAGCCCAGGTTCAGCAAGCAGCAGTTCTTTGGTCCAGCAACCCACTACCCCTAAGCCgattattgctgctgctactactgctgctgctactgctgctactgctgctactactgttgctgctgctcctatTACTTCTGCCATTGCCACTACAACTGACAGCACAACGGTTCAGAAGAAGCAGTTGGCCAGCTTTCTGCAAAACGCAGTCCCCCAACCTAGTGAgttcaaaataaaaatttcaaacgTTCTTTCAGGGAGCCAAAAGGATGCTTCGGCAAGTGTTGCACCCAAGCACATAACCGAAGGCCAGAAGACCATCACTTTAGATACAGCTACTGAAATAGAAAGCTTGTCAACAGGTTGCAAGGTGTATGCAAATATCGGTGAAGATACCTATGACATTGTCATTCCAGTGAAAGATGAGGCTGATGGAGAAGTTCGGCTGGATGACTTGCCCAGAACATCAGGAGATGATTCTGCCAACAGGAAACGACTTAAAGTAAAGCATGATGATCACTATGAGCTCATAATGGATGGAAAAGTTTATTACATCTGTATTGTGTGCCGGCGGTCCTATGTTTGTCTTACAAGTTTGCGGAGACACTTTAATGTTCATTCCTGGGAGAAGAAATATCCCTGCCGTTACTGTGAAAAGGTTTTCCCTCTTGCTGAATACCGCACCAAACATGAAATACACCACACTGGGGAGAGAAGGTACCAGTGCTTGGCTTGTGGTCAGTGTTTCATCAACTATCAGGTCATGGCTACACACATAAGGTCTGTTCATAGCCAGGATCCTTCTGGAGAGTCCAAGCTCTATCGTTTGCATCCTTGTAGGTCTTTGCAGATCAGAAATTATGCATATATTTCAGGTAATTCCAGCAACGTACCCATGGGGAATGACAATACTCTAATTTATCCAGCTGCTCCTGTAAAAGAAGCTCCTCAGGAACCGGCCCCTAACCCTTCAACAAAGCCAATGACATGGGATGATATCTTTGTTCCGCAGGCAAATGAATCTCTCTTTAAACAAAACCCATCTGACGGCAGTACTGAATTTGAGTTTGTGATACCAGAATCTTACtga